The Spirosoma radiotolerans genome has a window encoding:
- a CDS encoding porin yields MKKTLLLISSLFLGFAAQAQDSTATPAPGKFTFSGYMDTYYFGNFNNPKSQSNLGLNGPGVVGNARAFDQRAGQFGIGLIQAKAIYSASKVDAVMDLTFGPFSDLGNYGNYIGPLGPGSTSLAIKQAYITYKATSKLSFTAGQFGTHIGYEVIDAPVNYNYSLSNLFNNGPFYHIGLKAQYAFSDRASLMVGLVNNVDNLFDNNKKKGLIGQFFFAPVTGWNVYLNAIMSNEASQAVDAVPTDKAMYQLFDLTTTYQVTSKFFLGLNAATGSQKGDYQSTGGPSTSKSWGGVAVYSNYAFTDKFGLGVRYETFDNKNNVRALKDAAGNGASVNSITVTGNITAADGHLLLKPELRIDSYSANKFEKNDGSLTTSQTTLGMAAIFKF; encoded by the coding sequence ATGAAAAAAACACTTTTACTTATCAGTTCTTTGTTTTTGGGTTTTGCCGCTCAAGCACAGGATTCCACTGCCACACCAGCGCCCGGAAAATTCACTTTCTCCGGTTATATGGATACCTACTACTTCGGTAACTTCAATAACCCGAAAAGCCAGTCGAACTTAGGGTTGAACGGTCCTGGTGTAGTTGGTAATGCCCGTGCGTTCGATCAGCGGGCTGGTCAATTCGGTATCGGTTTAATTCAGGCAAAGGCAATTTATTCGGCCAGCAAGGTCGATGCTGTCATGGACCTGACCTTTGGCCCATTCTCTGACTTGGGTAACTACGGTAACTACATTGGGCCGCTTGGACCAGGATCTACCTCCCTGGCCATTAAGCAGGCTTACATCACTTATAAAGCGACCAGTAAATTATCATTCACAGCTGGTCAGTTCGGAACGCACATTGGGTACGAGGTTATCGATGCGCCCGTTAACTATAACTACTCCCTGTCTAACCTCTTCAACAACGGCCCCTTCTATCACATTGGTCTGAAAGCACAGTATGCCTTCAGCGATCGGGCTTCGTTGATGGTGGGTTTGGTCAACAACGTCGATAACCTGTTCGACAACAACAAAAAGAAAGGCCTGATTGGGCAATTCTTCTTCGCACCGGTTACGGGCTGGAATGTTTACCTGAACGCCATCATGTCAAATGAAGCCTCGCAGGCTGTTGATGCTGTTCCAACGGACAAAGCCATGTATCAACTGTTCGATCTGACAACGACCTATCAGGTAACGTCTAAGTTCTTCCTGGGATTGAATGCCGCCACGGGTTCGCAAAAGGGTGATTACCAGAGCACCGGTGGCCCGTCAACGTCGAAAAGCTGGGGTGGTGTTGCTGTTTATTCCAACTACGCGTTCACGGACAAGTTTGGTCTTGGCGTTCGGTATGAAACATTCGACAACAAAAACAATGTGCGTGCTCTAAAAGATGCGGCCGGTAACGGAGCCAGTGTAAATTCGATAACGGTAACGGGTAATATTACGGCCGCTGATGGTCACTTGTTGTTGAAGCCTGAACTCCGGATTGATAGTTACTCAGCCAACAAATTTGAGAAGAACGACGGT
- a CDS encoding acyl-CoA reductase, with product MLLSERLQTFVALGDFLRSADAQPELAQIAQQANYKNNWFTLENSLNALQAIANEFLVADKLSAWVNQYIDIPGEEPIKTPRAVGVVMAGNIPAVGFHDMLCVLASGHKLMAKLSSQDFVLIHYLIQKLKEINPAFTELIVEADRLNAAEAYIATGSNNTARYFEYYFAKKPHIIRKNRTSVGLLMGEEGEEEFLKLSHDISDYYGLGCRNVSTILVPDGYDFTPFLRTLEPQVSIYLNNHKYQNNYDYNKSIYLINAIPHLDNGYLLLTENDGLVSPISVLYFQTYQTQADVTAWLANHADQIQVVASAKGWYPSSVAFGSTQRPSLADYADGIDTMAFLKKL from the coding sequence ATGCTTTTATCAGAACGACTGCAAACGTTTGTGGCCCTAGGCGACTTCCTGCGCTCAGCCGACGCCCAACCCGAACTTGCACAAATTGCTCAACAAGCCAACTACAAAAATAACTGGTTCACCCTCGAAAACTCCCTGAATGCTCTTCAGGCAATTGCCAATGAGTTTCTTGTAGCCGACAAACTCTCCGCTTGGGTAAATCAATACATTGATATTCCAGGTGAAGAACCTATAAAAACACCCCGTGCTGTGGGCGTTGTGATGGCGGGCAATATTCCAGCTGTCGGTTTTCACGACATGCTCTGTGTGTTGGCGAGCGGTCATAAACTAATGGCCAAGCTTAGTAGCCAGGATTTTGTACTAATTCATTATTTAATACAAAAATTAAAAGAGATTAACCCCGCTTTTACGGAGTTGATCGTCGAAGCCGATCGGTTAAACGCGGCCGAAGCCTATATCGCGACGGGTAGTAACAACACAGCTCGTTATTTTGAGTATTACTTTGCCAAAAAGCCGCACATTATTCGTAAGAACCGCACGTCGGTTGGTTTGTTGATGGGTGAGGAAGGTGAAGAGGAGTTTCTGAAACTCAGCCACGACATCTCTGATTATTATGGACTAGGTTGCCGTAATGTCTCCACCATTCTGGTACCGGATGGATACGATTTCACGCCCTTTTTACGCACCCTTGAGCCACAAGTATCCATCTACCTGAACAACCACAAATACCAGAATAACTACGACTACAACAAGTCGATTTATTTGATCAATGCCATTCCTCACCTGGATAATGGCTATTTGTTACTGACGGAAAACGACGGATTAGTCTCCCCTATTTCGGTTTTGTACTTTCAGACTTACCAGACCCAGGCTGACGTAACCGCCTGGCTGGCGAACCATGCGGACCAGATTCAGGTAGTGGCTTCGGCCAAGGGCTGGTATCCTAGCAGTGTTGCCTTTGGTAGTACCCAGCGGCCCAGCCTGGCCGATTATGCCGACGGCATCGACACCATGGCGTTTTTGAAAAAACTTTAA
- a CDS encoding 4Fe-4S dicluster domain-containing protein: MAIMITDECINCGACEPECPNTAIYEGGVEWTWGGGTELDEVDFGDGTIVSGKAPQAPVSNEFYYIVADKCTECMGFHEEPQCAAVCPVDCCVPDPDHVEEEETLLAKKAWLHAEA, translated from the coding sequence ATGGCAATCATGATCACCGACGAGTGCATCAATTGTGGTGCCTGCGAACCCGAATGCCCCAATACAGCCATCTATGAAGGTGGTGTGGAATGGACCTGGGGAGGTGGAACTGAACTGGATGAAGTCGATTTCGGCGATGGCACCATTGTGAGTGGTAAAGCTCCGCAAGCCCCTGTTTCGAACGAGTTCTATTATATTGTTGCTGACAAATGCACGGAGTGCATGGGTTTCCATGAAGAACCACAGTGCGCGGCTGTTTGCCCGGTCGACTGTTGTGTTCCCGATCCCGACCATGTAGAAGAAGAGGAAACGCTGTTAGCGAAGAAAGCCTGGCTGCACGCTGAAGCTTAA